Proteins encoded by one window of Methylovirgula ligni:
- a CDS encoding tetratricopeptide repeat protein — MPAALLMASLALAGCQSIGPDSITGSIGSDAVAPNSPAALQRYTEDLGQRYDSQPDNKSVAMAYARALRASQRYDQAVAVAQRLAAKYPKDMQVLGAYGKALAEAGHLRQAETVLPEAHTPEEPNWSILSAQGTVEDQLGDHDQAQAYYRAALKIVPNQPEVLSNLGLSYALSKQLPLAEDTLRLAAAQPGADSRVRQNLALVLSLQGKFDAAQTVAQQDLAPVDAAEDVASIKQMIAQSDTWNQIRDLDKPQRTAALAHRPRHYAKVEKATPQNLHPTQIGSAD, encoded by the coding sequence ATGCCAGCCGCGCTGCTCATGGCCTCGCTCGCACTCGCCGGTTGCCAAAGCATTGGCCCCGACTCGATCACCGGCTCGATCGGCAGCGATGCCGTGGCGCCCAATTCGCCGGCGGCGCTGCAACGCTATACCGAAGATCTCGGCCAGCGCTACGATTCCCAGCCGGACAACAAGAGCGTCGCGATGGCCTATGCCCGCGCGCTGCGCGCTAGCCAGCGCTACGATCAGGCGGTGGCGGTCGCACAGCGGCTTGCAGCCAAATATCCCAAGGACATGCAAGTGCTGGGCGCCTATGGCAAGGCGCTGGCGGAAGCCGGCCATTTGCGCCAGGCCGAAACAGTCCTGCCCGAGGCGCATACGCCGGAGGAGCCCAACTGGTCGATCCTTTCGGCTCAAGGGACGGTGGAGGATCAACTCGGCGATCACGATCAGGCGCAGGCCTATTATCGCGCCGCGCTGAAGATCGTGCCGAACCAGCCCGAAGTCCTCTCCAACCTTGGCCTGTCTTACGCCTTGTCGAAGCAATTGCCTCTGGCCGAAGACACGCTGCGGCTCGCCGCGGCGCAGCCTGGCGCGGACTCGCGCGTGCGGCAGAACCTCGCTCTGGTGTTGTCGCTTCAAGGCAAGTTCGACGCCGCGCAAACCGTCGCGCAGCAGGATTTGGCACCTGTCGATGCGGCCGAAGATGTTGCCTCGATCAAGCAGATGATTGCCCAATCGGATACGTGGAACCAGATCCGCGATCTCGACAAGCCGCAACGTACTGCGGCTCTCGCGCATCGGCCGCGCCACTATGCCAAGGTGGAAAAGGCGACGCCGCAAAATCTGCACCCGACGCAGATCGGTTCAGCGGATTAG
- a CDS encoding leucyl aminopeptidase family protein — MPFFEGPAPADAVPITFVTPQSWPEIKAALPAVAAHFAAASKFEPTPGRSLILPDADGGFAGVLFGLEGHPAHFRDPFLPGKLASVLPGGVYRFSNAPHDTALAALAWALTAYRFDRYKKKKDDLPQLVPPREIDLARIKALAAGVTLGRDLINTPANDMDPDALETAAVTLAAQFGTEAAVTIGDDLLKENFPLIHAVGRAAAKPPRLVDFSWGPDDAPKVTLVGKGVCFDTGGLDIKPSSGMYLMKKDMGGAATALALAHMIMARGLPVRLRVLLPIVENAISADAMRPSDVYPSRKGLSVEVGNTDAEGRMILADALALADEDAPELLFDFATLTGAARAALGPDLPPFYTENEPLAAAIAEHAATANDPVWRLPLWQPYDKMIDSKIADITNNAASGFAGSITAALFLKRFVEKSRAWTHFDIYAWTPSAKPGRPEGAEVQVARLIFDLLESRYGTGAP, encoded by the coding sequence ATGCCATTTTTCGAGGGGCCGGCGCCGGCCGATGCGGTGCCGATCACATTCGTGACGCCGCAGTCCTGGCCCGAGATCAAAGCGGCCCTGCCCGCCGTGGCGGCCCATTTCGCGGCGGCTTCGAAATTCGAGCCAACGCCGGGCCGCAGCCTGATTCTGCCGGATGCCGATGGCGGATTCGCGGGCGTTCTTTTCGGCCTCGAAGGTCATCCGGCTCACTTTCGCGACCCGTTCCTGCCGGGCAAACTCGCGAGCGTATTACCGGGGGGCGTCTATCGCTTCTCCAACGCGCCGCATGACACGGCGCTCGCGGCTCTGGCCTGGGCGCTGACCGCCTATCGCTTCGACCGTTACAAGAAGAAAAAGGACGATCTGCCGCAACTCGTGCCGCCGCGTGAGATAGACCTCGCGCGGATCAAGGCGCTCGCCGCTGGCGTGACGCTCGGGCGCGATCTCATCAATACGCCGGCCAACGATATGGACCCTGACGCCCTTGAGACCGCGGCTGTGACACTCGCCGCGCAATTCGGCACTGAGGCGGCGGTCACCATTGGCGATGATCTGCTCAAGGAGAATTTCCCGCTTATCCATGCGGTCGGCCGCGCCGCGGCGAAGCCGCCACGGCTCGTCGATTTTTCCTGGGGGCCGGACGACGCGCCGAAAGTCACGCTCGTCGGCAAGGGCGTCTGCTTCGACACCGGTGGCCTCGACATCAAGCCGTCGAGCGGCATGTACCTTATGAAGAAGGACATGGGTGGAGCGGCAACGGCGCTGGCTCTCGCACATATGATCATGGCGCGCGGCCTGCCGGTGCGGCTGCGCGTGCTGCTGCCGATTGTCGAGAACGCGATCTCGGCGGACGCGATGCGGCCCAGCGACGTCTACCCGAGCCGCAAAGGTCTCAGCGTCGAGGTCGGCAATACGGATGCCGAAGGCCGGATGATCCTCGCCGATGCGCTGGCACTGGCGGATGAAGACGCCCCGGAGTTGCTGTTCGACTTCGCTACGTTGACCGGGGCGGCGCGCGCGGCACTCGGCCCGGACCTGCCGCCCTTCTACACTGAAAACGAGCCGCTTGCGGCGGCGATCGCGGAACATGCGGCCACCGCCAACGATCCCGTCTGGCGGCTGCCGCTCTGGCAGCCCTACGATAAGATGATCGACAGCAAGATTGCCGATATTACCAATAATGCGGCAAGCGGCTTCGCCGGCTCGATCACCGCGGCGCTGTTTCTCAAGCGCTTCGTCGAGAAGAGCCGGGCCTGGACGCATTTCG